The segment GCCATCTCTTTAGTCACCCCTGAAGACCAACCACAGCTGCTGGCGATTGAGCGCCGCAGCCATGCGTTTCCCTGGAGCGAACAGACGTTTGCCAGCAATCAGGGGGAACGTTTTTTAAATTTTCGCATTGAGGCGGAAGGCCGTCTGGTCGGTTTTGCCATCACCCAGGTGGTGCTGGATGAAGCTTCGCTGTTCAATATCGCTGTCGATCCTGATTTTCAACGCCGTGGCTATGCCCGCCAGTTATTGCAGCATCTGATTGCT is part of the Pantoea phytobeneficialis genome and harbors:
- the rimI gene encoding ribosomal protein S18-alanine N-acetyltransferase, yielding MTAISLVTPEDQPQLLAIERRSHAFPWSEQTFASNQGERFLNFRIEAEGRLVGFAITQVVLDEASLFNIAVDPDFQRRGYARQLLQHLIAELEKCEVMTLWLEVRASNLAAIALYEQLEFHQVSRRPNYYPTASGREDAIIMALTL